In Veillonellales bacterium, the following are encoded in one genomic region:
- a CDS encoding phenylacetate--CoA ligase, translating to MYWNNHIEKLSREEMTEIQSISLRDLVQRVYTHVPSYRQKFQAAGLLPVDIRGIEDIHKLPFTTKQDLRDNYPYGLFALPMSEIVRIHASSGTTGKPTVVGYTKRDLNMWAEVMARALTSVGVTSKSFIQNAYGYGLFTGALGVHYGAELVGGSIIPTSVGNTARQITLMKDFGTSVLACTPSYALHIAETMRETGIDCRELPLRVGIFGAEPWSEQMRQEIQRQLNIKAYDIYGLSEIIGPGVACECTEQDGMHIYEDHFYPEIIDPVTGEVLPDGETGELVITTLTKEGLPLIRYRTRDLTVLNREACSCGRTLVRMQKVMGRSDDMLIIGGVNVFPSQVESVLLDMGMAPHYQLIIERIDNLDKLTIMVEITEAVFTDEVRGLETLEHKLQKKMSQLLGISSKVKLVSNKTIERSEGKAKRVIDKRKI from the coding sequence TTGTATTGGAATAATCATATTGAAAAGCTTAGCCGAGAAGAAATGACGGAGATCCAATCAATTTCGCTGCGTGATTTAGTTCAAAGGGTTTACACCCATGTGCCTTCATATCGCCAGAAGTTTCAGGCAGCCGGGTTATTGCCTGTAGATATCCGGGGGATAGAGGATATTCATAAATTACCCTTTACGACAAAGCAGGATTTACGGGATAACTACCCGTATGGATTGTTTGCTTTACCGATGAGCGAGATTGTCCGGATACATGCTTCAAGTGGCACAACCGGAAAGCCAACTGTTGTTGGTTATACAAAACGCGACCTTAATATGTGGGCTGAAGTTATGGCGAGAGCTTTAACTTCAGTCGGTGTCACGAGCAAATCATTTATTCAAAATGCGTATGGCTATGGATTATTTACCGGTGCATTAGGTGTGCATTATGGCGCGGAGTTAGTAGGGGGATCGATTATTCCTACTTCTGTTGGCAATACTGCACGGCAGATTACTTTAATGAAAGATTTTGGAACGAGTGTTCTTGCCTGTACGCCTTCCTATGCCCTTCATATTGCCGAAACGATGCGGGAGACGGGCATTGATTGTCGGGAACTTCCGCTTCGGGTTGGAATCTTTGGGGCGGAACCGTGGTCGGAACAAATGAGGCAGGAGATTCAGCGCCAGCTCAATATAAAGGCTTATGATATATATGGATTGAGTGAAATTATTGGCCCGGGGGTTGCATGCGAGTGTACTGAGCAAGACGGCATGCATATATATGAAGATCATTTCTATCCTGAAATTATTGACCCTGTAACCGGAGAAGTTTTACCTGATGGAGAAACAGGCGAATTGGTTATTACCACGCTGACGAAAGAGGGGCTGCCCCTTATTCGCTATCGAACCAGGGATTTAACGGTGCTTAACAGAGAAGCTTGCTCTTGCGGAAGAACGCTGGTAAGGATGCAGAAGGTTATGGGGCGCAGCGACGATATGTTAATCATCGGGGGCGTTAATGTATTTCCCTCTCAGGTCGAAAGTGTGCTGCTTGATATGGGTATGGCACCGCATTATCAACTGATTATTGAGCGCATTGATAATCTTGACAAATTGACTATTATGGTGGAAATTACGGAAGCGGTATTTACGGATGAAGTTCGCGGCCTTGAGACATTAGAACATAAACTGCAGAAAAAGATGAGTCAATTGTTGGGTATTTCCAGTAAGGTAAAATTGGTATCGAACAAAACTATCGAGCGCAGTGAAGGCAAGGCTAAAAGGGTAATAGATAAGCGGAAAATATAA
- a CDS encoding indolepyruvate oxidoreductase subunit beta: MSDVKNILLVGVGGQGTILVSKILSNGLVNAGYDVKMSEIHGMAQRGGSVSTQVRYGKKVYSPIIGKGQADILVSFETMEALRWLEYLEPNGKVVVNNYQIPSAPILMGKQDYPEGVLELIKAKADTTVIRAAEIAEKLGNAKAMNVVLLGALVKAMKISYIDWEEVIKSSVKASAVGVNLLAFKAGMNVE; this comes from the coding sequence GTGTCCGATGTAAAAAATATACTGCTGGTTGGTGTAGGCGGACAGGGTACCATTTTAGTGAGCAAGATATTGTCTAATGGACTAGTGAACGCCGGTTATGATGTGAAGATGTCAGAAATACACGGCATGGCGCAGCGTGGCGGCAGCGTCAGCACCCAGGTAAGATACGGGAAAAAGGTATATTCGCCGATTATCGGCAAGGGACAGGCTGATATACTTGTTTCCTTCGAGACAATGGAAGCGCTCAGGTGGCTCGAATACTTAGAGCCAAACGGCAAAGTGGTCGTAAATAACTATCAGATCCCGTCAGCTCCGATCCTCATGGGAAAACAGGATTATCCGGAAGGAGTGCTGGAACTGATAAAGGCTAAAGCCGACACAACTGTTATCAGGGCAGCCGAAATCGCCGAAAAGTTGGGGAATGCGAAAGCTATGAACGTAGTTTTGCTCGGGGCGCTGGTAAAAGCCATGAAGATTAGCTATATTGATTGGGAAGAAGTGATTAAAAGCAGTGTCAAGGCGAGTGCCGTTGGGGTAAATCTCCTTGCTTTCAAAGCAGGAATGAATGTAGAGTAA
- a CDS encoding DUF3794 domain-containing protein codes for MICNCIESAVEIIGLCDPATLTFEDVDPALATDRNWSELSIPEVLTLPCQKPDIESIDKVYIQVRIISQRIIETPEGTKNQEGTTLTGKKLIVEGILHQKIVYTAAVRQQSVHAAHFDIPFSTFIVLKSTIAVTDLLCIDSCVEDVFVQAVNSRQIFKNVTLFLRAKPAPASPCHIV; via the coding sequence GTGATTTGTAATTGTATTGAAAGTGCGGTAGAGATAATTGGGTTATGCGATCCAGCGACGCTTACCTTTGAGGATGTGGATCCGGCACTTGCCACCGACAGAAACTGGTCGGAGCTATCCATACCGGAAGTGCTGACGCTGCCTTGCCAAAAACCGGATATTGAATCTATTGATAAAGTCTATATTCAAGTAAGAATTATTTCCCAGCGAATTATTGAGACGCCAGAGGGTACAAAAAATCAAGAAGGCACTACGTTGACCGGTAAAAAACTGATTGTTGAAGGCATCCTTCACCAAAAAATTGTGTATACAGCCGCTGTACGTCAACAATCCGTTCATGCCGCTCATTTCGACATTCCTTTTTCAACTTTTATTGTCCTCAAATCCACCATCGCTGTAACCGATTTATTGTGCATTGATAGCTGCGTCGAAGATGTATTTGTTCAGGCAGTTAACAGCCGGCAGATATTTAAAAATGTCACTCTGTTTTTGCGGGCTAAGCCGGCCCCGGCTTCACCATGCCATATAGTATAA
- a CDS encoding DUF3794 domain-containing protein, which produces MSYGCQADMFGIDIAGLCDIQAFDLNLNPFWTEISVPETLIIPSQKPCIEQINSVNISANIVRKKVIITPRSPVTGTEFITNYAGVVVTGRKLIVEGQLCQTVTYTAEVPEQTVHSVHFVVPFSAYIVIPQFITIGTTSVDTQLINFQVNVCVEDLFIKEFRDRYIFKNVTLLLQAVPAPTAGAECLSEL; this is translated from the coding sequence ATGAGTTATGGGTGTCAGGCCGATATGTTTGGTATTGACATTGCCGGTCTTTGCGATATTCAGGCATTTGATTTAAACCTCAATCCCTTTTGGACGGAAATTTCAGTGCCGGAGACGCTGATTATTCCCAGTCAAAAGCCTTGTATTGAGCAGATTAATTCAGTGAATATTTCGGCAAACATTGTAAGAAAGAAAGTAATCATAACTCCGCGCAGCCCAGTGACTGGCACTGAGTTCATTACCAACTACGCAGGGGTTGTTGTAACCGGAAGAAAATTGATTGTCGAAGGGCAGCTCTGTCAAACTGTAACCTACACGGCAGAAGTTCCCGAGCAAACAGTGCATTCAGTGCATTTTGTTGTACCATTTTCTGCTTATATTGTAATTCCGCAATTTATTACAATTGGTACAACTTCAGTGGACACTCAGTTAATTAATTTTCAGGTGAATGTTTGTGTAGAAGATCTATTTATCAAAGAATTCCGCGATCGGTATATATTTAAGAATGTGACATTATTGCTTCAGGCAGTACCTGCACCGACGGCAGGAGCAGAATGCCTGAGCGAGTTATAA
- a CDS encoding alpha-hydroxy-acid oxidizing protein yields the protein MNYKEVLENARTCIGSYCKACNVCNGLACRNSIPGPGAKGVGDSAIRNYQKWQEIRVNMDTLCAGRPVDTTLHLFGQTFKYPFFAGPVGAVNMHYSDKFNDMTYNAILLSACRENGIAAFTGDGTDPKVMESATEAIAQVNGCGIPTVKPWNLATIKSKMELVHKAGAFAVAMDVDAAGLPFLKNMTPPAGGKSVDELRRISAMAGVPFIVKGIMNIKGALKAKEAGAKAIVVSNHGGRVLDQCPSTAEVLPEIAAAVSGGMKILVDGGIRSGTDIFKALALGADGVLICRPFVTAVYGGEKEGVKLYIEKLAGELKDTMAMCGAFSLSEITKDMVRGANLPQSSL from the coding sequence ATGAATTATAAGGAAGTACTGGAAAATGCCCGTACCTGTATTGGCAGTTACTGCAAGGCATGCAATGTCTGTAACGGGCTCGCCTGCCGAAACAGCATTCCGGGACCGGGGGCAAAAGGCGTTGGCGACTCAGCTATCCGCAATTATCAGAAATGGCAGGAGATTCGGGTCAATATGGATACGCTTTGTGCGGGCAGACCAGTAGATACGACATTGCACTTATTTGGCCAGACATTTAAGTATCCCTTTTTTGCCGGTCCGGTTGGTGCGGTGAATATGCACTATAGTGATAAATTCAACGATATGACGTATAATGCTATTTTGCTTTCTGCCTGCCGGGAAAATGGAATCGCTGCGTTTACCGGCGACGGTACGGATCCGAAAGTCATGGAGAGTGCAACAGAGGCAATCGCTCAGGTGAATGGCTGCGGTATTCCTACTGTGAAACCGTGGAATTTGGCTACAATAAAAAGTAAAATGGAGCTGGTGCATAAGGCAGGCGCTTTTGCTGTTGCCATGGATGTAGATGCAGCCGGCCTGCCTTTCTTAAAAAATATGACACCGCCGGCCGGCGGGAAATCAGTTGACGAACTTCGTCGCATTTCCGCAATGGCAGGTGTTCCGTTTATTGTCAAAGGGATTATGAATATAAAGGGCGCACTGAAGGCAAAAGAAGCAGGAGCAAAAGCAATTGTTGTTTCTAATCATGGCGGCAGGGTATTGGACCAGTGTCCGTCCACGGCAGAGGTACTCCCAGAAATCGCTGCGGCTGTCAGCGGCGGGATGAAGATTCTGGTGGATGGCGGTATCCGTTCCGGTACCGATATTTTTAAGGCACTGGCACTGGGGGCAGACGGTGTTCTAATCTGCCGTCCCTTTGTAACGGCTGTCTACGGCGGCGAAAAGGAAGGCGTGAAGCTTTATATTGAAAAGTTAGCGGGAGAGTTAAAGGATACGATGGCGATGTGCGGCGCTTTCAGCTTGAGTGAAATCACGAAGGACATGGTGCGGGGAGCAAATCTTCCCCAGAGCTCACTTTAA
- a CDS encoding DUF3794 domain-containing protein, producing the protein MDYCVESQTESCETTDNLNMGSVTCTSACKMHFSKPEEHECKQLLRVKGTCPEATVSSMLTLATDRRWVQLFIPEVLCVPEKKPDIEQLLDVTIVSQLISQRVVRTPVLIRTDAYGVETIVPITNAEGLYTTGKKLVIEGVLRQKFIYTAAVPEQSVHAMHFDVPFSAFIILDEDDPLTRRFKIDMCIEDIFVAGCTDRQVFTNVTLFIKATPLVCQS; encoded by the coding sequence GTGGATTATTGCGTTGAGAGTCAAACGGAATCCTGTGAGACGACGGATAATCTCAATATGGGTTCAGTCACCTGTACGTCAGCCTGTAAAATGCATTTTTCGAAACCGGAGGAACATGAGTGCAAACAGTTATTGAGAGTAAAAGGCACATGTCCGGAGGCTACGGTGTCCAGCATGTTGACCCTTGCTACCGACAGAAGATGGGTACAGTTATTCATTCCGGAAGTTTTATGTGTTCCAGAGAAAAAGCCCGATATTGAGCAGTTGTTAGACGTTACAATTGTGTCGCAGTTAATTTCCCAGAGGGTAGTGAGAACGCCGGTGCTCATCAGAACAGATGCATATGGTGTTGAGACAATCGTACCCATTACCAATGCGGAAGGCTTATATACTACCGGCAAAAAATTAGTAATCGAAGGAGTTCTCAGACAAAAATTCATTTACACGGCGGCAGTTCCTGAGCAGTCTGTTCACGCGATGCATTTCGATGTTCCGTTTTCGGCTTTCATTATTCTAGACGAGGATGATCCATTAACCAGAAGATTCAAGATTGATATGTGCATAGAAGATATTTTCGTGGCGGGTTGTACCGATAGACAGGTGTTTACAAACGTTACTTTGTTTATTAAGGCTACACCGCTGGTTTGCCAGTCATGA
- a CDS encoding class I adenylate-forming enzyme family protein, with amino-acid sequence MPITEILSRNAMLYGDKISLIEINPELQEKHEVSWREYELIETNPTASFRRQMTWREFDDKANRFANLLLSSGIKKGDKVAILLMNCLEWLPIYFGILKAGAVAVPLNFRYDAEEIKYCLELSEAVMLIFGPEFIDRVETIYEKLPTVKMHFYVGENGPSFATNYNQTEASYSAETPQIQLIAEDDAAIYFSSGTTGFPKAILHTHYSLQSACYTEQNHHQQTQEDNFLCIPPLYHTGAKMHWFGSFLVGGKAVLLRGVKPAWILKAVSEEKVTIVWLLVPWAQDILNAIEDGEVNLADYDLEQWRLMHIGAQPVPPSLIHRWKKYFPNHSYDTNYGLSESIGPGCVHLGLENIHKVGAIGKPGFKWEAMIVDESGSPVQQGSIGELIVKGPGVMKCYYNDPEATAEVLKDGWLFTGDMARMDEDGFIYLVDRKKDVIISGGENLYPVQIEDFLHRNNSIKDVAVIGLPDQRLGEIAAAIIELKPHYQCTEEDIREFCSSLPRYKRPRKIIFADVPRNPTGKIEKPKLREKYCAAHLIADQSQS; translated from the coding sequence ATGCCCATAACTGAAATACTGTCTCGCAATGCTATGCTGTATGGCGATAAGATCAGCCTAATTGAAATAAATCCTGAATTACAGGAAAAGCATGAAGTTTCCTGGCGAGAATACGAGTTAATTGAAACAAATCCCACGGCGAGTTTTCGGCGCCAAATGACATGGCGCGAATTCGATGATAAAGCGAACAGATTTGCCAATTTGCTGCTAAGCAGCGGTATAAAAAAGGGCGACAAAGTTGCGATACTGTTGATGAATTGTCTGGAATGGCTGCCGATTTATTTTGGGATTCTTAAAGCCGGTGCTGTGGCAGTCCCGTTAAACTTTCGCTATGATGCAGAGGAAATAAAATATTGTTTGGAACTTTCGGAAGCCGTCATGCTGATTTTCGGACCGGAATTTATCGACCGCGTGGAAACAATCTATGAAAAGCTTCCTACTGTAAAAATGCATTTTTATGTAGGCGAAAATGGTCCTTCATTTGCTACAAACTATAATCAGACCGAAGCGTCGTACTCAGCCGAAACTCCGCAAATTCAGCTTATCGCTGAAGATGACGCCGCTATTTATTTTTCTTCCGGCACTACAGGCTTCCCCAAAGCGATTCTTCATACTCACTATAGTCTGCAATCTGCCTGCTATACGGAACAAAACCATCACCAGCAGACTCAGGAGGATAATTTTTTATGCATTCCGCCCTTATATCATACCGGTGCAAAAATGCATTGGTTTGGCAGCTTTTTGGTAGGAGGAAAAGCAGTTTTGCTTCGCGGAGTGAAGCCGGCATGGATTCTTAAGGCAGTCTCCGAAGAAAAGGTTACAATAGTCTGGCTGCTTGTCCCCTGGGCCCAGGACATTCTGAATGCGATTGAAGACGGAGAAGTGAACCTGGCTGATTATGATCTTGAGCAATGGAGACTGATGCATATTGGTGCTCAGCCGGTTCCTCCCAGTTTGATTCATCGCTGGAAGAAGTATTTTCCTAACCATAGCTATGATACTAACTACGGACTGAGCGAGTCAATCGGTCCGGGATGTGTCCATCTTGGCCTTGAAAATATTCATAAGGTTGGGGCAATTGGGAAGCCCGGGTTTAAATGGGAGGCAATGATTGTTGATGAATCGGGCAGTCCTGTTCAGCAGGGGAGTATAGGAGAACTTATTGTAAAAGGGCCGGGCGTGATGAAGTGTTATTATAATGACCCTGAGGCTACCGCAGAGGTATTGAAAGACGGGTGGCTTTTTACCGGCGATATGGCCCGTATGGATGAAGACGGTTTCATTTACTTGGTTGACCGAAAAAAAGATGTTATTATTTCAGGCGGTGAAAATTTGTACCCGGTACAGATTGAAGATTTTCTTCATAGAAATAATTCAATCAAAGATGTTGCAGTGATTGGCCTGCCGGATCAACGACTTGGCGAAATCGCAGCCGCTATTATCGAGCTCAAACCGCATTACCAGTGTACTGAGGAAGACATAAGGGAATTTTGTTCTTCCCTACCGCGCTACAAACGTCCGCGTAAGATTATTTTTGCCGACGTTCCGCGCAACCCTACCGGTAAAATTGAAAAACCGAAGCTGCGGGAGAAATATTGTGCCGCACACTTAATAGCAGATCAATCCCAGAGTTAA
- the iorA gene encoding indolepyruvate ferredoxin oxidoreductase subunit alpha, with product MKKLLTGNEAVAQGAYEAGVTYAAAYPGTPSTEILETIAEYKQDIIAEWAPNEKVAMESAIGASIAGARALAAMKMVGVNVAADPLFSFAYAGVNGGMVLVTADDPSLHSSQNEQDNRQYAKFAKIAMIEPSDSQESKDMIKAAMEISEKFNTPILFRMTTRVCHSKSLVEIGERKEDSKKPYVRNLSQYDLVPAVSKRLRAELEKRLCKLSAFADETDLNYFEWNDAKIGIISSGVAYQYAKEVFGDKVSYLKLGFTYPLPAKKIKEFASRVEKLYVIEELEPYLEDQIKQMGITCIGKEKIPNMYELNPDIIAKALLDEENPLIQYDRSLVANRPPVLCAGCPHRGFFYELSKKKNVVMAGDIGCYALGGADPLNAKDLCICMGSAPSIGHGAQKIFNKFDENLRVVATIGDSTFFHTGINSIMNIAYNHSKTITVILDNRITGMTGHQDHPGTGFTLQGMPAKALPIEDVVRALGINYVRTVNPLKLAEIREALDWALALDEPSVIITRWPCVLKKQSPQDKEEFGDYWATCEIDTEECIGCKMCINTGCPALRFNREHEKAAIDPVQCVGCEVCLQVCPVNAIAKVGE from the coding sequence ATGAAAAAATTACTGACCGGTAATGAAGCGGTAGCCCAGGGAGCATACGAAGCCGGCGTGACGTATGCCGCAGCTTACCCCGGGACTCCGAGTACCGAAATACTAGAAACTATCGCCGAATACAAACAAGATATTATCGCTGAATGGGCACCAAACGAAAAGGTGGCCATGGAAAGTGCGATAGGTGCATCTATCGCCGGCGCGAGAGCACTTGCGGCCATGAAAATGGTCGGAGTAAACGTAGCCGCCGACCCCTTGTTCAGTTTTGCCTATGCGGGAGTAAACGGGGGTATGGTGCTGGTAACGGCCGATGACCCGAGCCTTCATTCATCGCAAAACGAGCAGGACAACAGACAATACGCTAAGTTTGCTAAAATAGCCATGATCGAGCCAAGTGACAGCCAGGAATCGAAAGACATGATTAAGGCGGCCATGGAGATCAGCGAAAAATTTAATACGCCGATTTTATTTAGAATGACGACAAGAGTCTGTCATAGCAAAAGTTTAGTGGAAATCGGCGAACGGAAGGAAGATAGCAAAAAACCTTATGTAAGAAACCTCTCCCAATACGACCTTGTTCCGGCTGTATCGAAAAGGCTGCGCGCCGAATTGGAAAAACGCTTGTGCAAACTATCAGCATTTGCCGATGAAACTGATTTGAACTACTTCGAATGGAACGACGCCAAAATTGGTATTATTTCGTCGGGTGTCGCCTACCAATATGCCAAGGAAGTTTTTGGCGATAAGGTGTCTTATCTCAAACTAGGGTTTACTTATCCACTGCCGGCGAAAAAAATCAAAGAGTTCGCCTCGCGGGTGGAAAAGCTCTATGTAATTGAAGAACTGGAGCCCTATTTGGAAGACCAGATAAAGCAAATGGGAATAACCTGCATCGGCAAAGAGAAAATACCCAACATGTACGAACTCAATCCCGATATTATTGCGAAAGCCTTGCTGGACGAAGAAAATCCGCTTATTCAGTACGATAGATCCTTAGTAGCTAACAGACCGCCCGTACTTTGCGCCGGTTGTCCGCACAGGGGCTTTTTCTATGAACTTAGTAAAAAGAAAAATGTCGTCATGGCCGGAGATATCGGCTGTTATGCTCTGGGCGGAGCCGATCCCCTTAACGCCAAGGACCTTTGTATCTGTATGGGATCAGCTCCAAGCATAGGACACGGCGCGCAAAAAATCTTCAACAAATTCGACGAAAACCTGCGTGTTGTCGCGACCATCGGCGACTCAACCTTCTTTCATACCGGCATCAACAGTATTATGAACATAGCGTATAATCACAGCAAAACGATTACAGTTATTCTCGATAACCGGATTACCGGGATGACCGGTCACCAGGATCATCCTGGAACAGGTTTCACGCTCCAGGGAATGCCGGCTAAGGCACTGCCGATTGAAGATGTGGTAAGGGCGTTGGGAATCAATTATGTACGAACGGTCAATCCGCTAAAACTTGCCGAGATAAGGGAAGCCCTCGATTGGGCCCTTGCTTTGGATGAACCGTCTGTTATTATCACTCGCTGGCCATGCGTATTGAAAAAGCAGTCACCGCAAGACAAAGAAGAGTTCGGTGATTATTGGGCAACTTGTGAAATAGATACTGAAGAGTGCATCGGTTGCAAAATGTGCATCAATACCGGCTGTCCGGCTCTCAGATTCAACAGAGAGCATGAAAAAGCAGCCATCGATCCGGTGCAATGCGTCGGTTGCGAAGTATGCCTGCAAGTATGCCCGGTAAATGCCATAGCAAAGGTTGGTGAGTAG
- a CDS encoding GDSL-type esterase/lipase family protein produces MKITKFIILLIIVTLLLSFFLTSSASFVRTNKIQLAWISGDDAVAYELEVMNKPYKPTDSVPADELVYHAADIFTPGIELDLNQLAIPHIDKAYYRIRPLDLNRQPIANFSEPMPLSGGQLNPTAPQPTALFNSNRPAPLYPTYSWIPVLGAKHYIVEITKGAPENPNGIRPSMKRVRSYTVDGGFDCYDTHAYVEESTYYWRVLALNSCYFPIGTYSDAIPFHVSVKHYTWAVFGDSITHGGGAVSNPPSDIRFDYSSYIPYEIKNLGRSGDSAESLVERFDSDVLPFQPKYLLILISGNSIRGGTKGEDVIEQFQRLINKCEQAGITPIFLTIPPINPDRIEQVFQKPSVDDWQNQTDIVNTFLKKQPYVIDINPLLSDQRGYLPVIYSQDGLHPDISGKKVIADAVIQFLYTFDRN; encoded by the coding sequence ATGAAAATTACAAAATTTATAATTTTACTTATTATCGTTACCCTGCTATTGAGTTTTTTCTTAACATCGAGCGCTTCCTTCGTCCGGACCAATAAGATACAGCTTGCGTGGATAAGCGGCGACGATGCTGTGGCGTATGAACTGGAGGTAATGAACAAGCCTTATAAGCCAACTGATTCCGTACCGGCCGACGAGCTCGTCTACCATGCGGCAGATATTTTTACTCCCGGCATTGAGCTGGACTTAAATCAGCTTGCTATTCCGCATATTGATAAAGCATACTATAGAATTAGGCCCTTAGATTTAAACAGGCAGCCTATCGCGAATTTTTCTGAACCTATGCCGTTATCCGGCGGGCAATTAAATCCCACAGCCCCCCAGCCCACAGCTCTTTTCAATTCAAATCGTCCGGCACCGCTTTACCCGACATATTCCTGGATCCCTGTATTAGGAGCAAAACATTACATCGTTGAAATTACGAAGGGTGCTCCTGAAAACCCCAACGGAATCCGCCCCTCAATGAAGCGGGTGCGCAGCTACACCGTGGATGGCGGATTTGATTGTTATGACACACACGCTTATGTAGAAGAAAGCACCTATTACTGGCGAGTACTTGCCCTGAATAGCTGCTACTTTCCTATCGGCACTTACTCGGATGCCATCCCCTTTCATGTTTCTGTAAAGCATTATACGTGGGCAGTTTTTGGCGACAGCATTACACATGGCGGCGGAGCTGTATCCAACCCGCCTTCCGATATTCGGTTTGACTACTCGTCTTACATACCTTACGAAATTAAAAACCTGGGCAGAAGCGGCGACAGTGCTGAATCCTTAGTCGAGCGTTTCGACAGCGACGTTTTGCCGTTTCAGCCGAAGTATCTTTTGATCCTCATAAGCGGCAACAGTATACGAGGCGGAACGAAGGGCGAAGATGTAATTGAACAATTCCAAAGGCTCATCAATAAATGTGAGCAAGCCGGCATAACTCCAATTTTTTTAACGATTCCACCGATCAATCCCGACAGAATTGAACAAGTCTTTCAAAAGCCATCTGTTGATGATTGGCAAAATCAAACTGATATCGTCAATACTTTCTTAAAAAAGCAGCCATATGTAATTGATATTAACCCCTTATTAAGCGATCAGCGCGGCTATTTGCCGGTAATCTATTCACAAGACGGGCTGCATCCTGATATCTCGGGTAAAAAGGTGATAGCTGACGCTGTAATTCAATTTCTTTATACTTTTGATAGAAATTGA
- a CDS encoding aminopeptidase codes for MERKNVWTKYDKNELRELEAVNKEYLKFLDSGKTERECVKVSVEMAEKAGYKNLADIIKNKTKLKAGDKVYAANMKKAIALFLIGENPIEAGMNILGAHIDSPRLDVKQNPLYEDTELAYLDTHYYGGIKKYQWVTLPLAIHGVVAKKDGTVVEIVMGENEKDPVVFISDLLIHLAHEQLEKKADKVIEGEELNIIIGNKPLQGEEKDAVKKQILKLIKDTYDIEEEDFISAELEVVPAGKAREAGIDKSMIMAYGHDDRVCAYTSLAAMLEFESVKRTACTILVDKEEIGSVGATGMQSKFFENTAAEVLNAMGGYSELILRRTLANSRMLSSDVSAAFDPTFASAFEKKNAAYFAKGMVFNKFTGARGKSGSNDANAEYIGKLRHILDEHKVAYQTAELGKVDFGGGGTIAYILSLYGMEVIDCGVALLNMHAPWEVVSKADVYETKKGYMAFLSH; via the coding sequence ATGGAAAGAAAAAATGTTTGGACAAAATATGATAAAAACGAATTGAGGGAACTAGAAGCGGTTAATAAGGAATATTTAAAATTCTTAGATAGCGGAAAAACAGAGAGAGAATGCGTGAAAGTTTCTGTGGAAATGGCAGAAAAGGCCGGTTATAAAAATCTGGCAGACATTATAAAAAATAAAACAAAGTTAAAGGCCGGAGATAAAGTGTATGCTGCAAACATGAAGAAAGCAATTGCTTTATTTTTGATTGGTGAAAATCCGATTGAAGCGGGAATGAACATTTTAGGGGCGCACATAGATTCTCCCAGACTTGACGTTAAGCAGAATCCATTATATGAGGATACAGAGTTAGCTTATCTGGATACCCATTATTATGGCGGAATTAAAAAATACCAGTGGGTTACTTTACCGCTGGCCATTCACGGCGTTGTCGCAAAAAAGGATGGAACGGTTGTTGAAATAGTCATGGGTGAAAATGAGAAAGATCCTGTTGTGTTCATTTCTGATTTGCTCATTCATTTAGCACATGAGCAGCTTGAAAAAAAGGCGGATAAAGTAATCGAAGGCGAAGAACTTAATATAATTATTGGAAATAAGCCATTACAAGGCGAAGAAAAAGATGCCGTAAAGAAACAAATATTGAAACTTATCAAGGATACATATGACATTGAGGAAGAAGATTTTATCTCGGCAGAATTAGAAGTGGTTCCGGCAGGAAAGGCAAGGGAAGCGGGAATCGATAAGAGTATGATTATGGCTTACGGTCATGATGATCGGGTATGCGCTTACACTTCCTTAGCAGCAATGCTTGAGTTTGAAAGCGTAAAGCGAACAGCCTGTACAATCCTTGTGGACAAGGAAGAGATAGGCAGTGTCGGTGCGACTGGCATGCAATCGAAATTTTTCGAAAATACGGCGGCGGAAGTATTAAATGCAATGGGCGGATATTCAGAACTGATACTGAGAAGAACGCTGGCTAATTCAAGAATGTTATCATCCGATGTCAGCGCGGCATTTGATCCAACGTTCGCTTCCGCCTTTGAAAAGAAAAACGCAGCTTATTTTGCCAAAGGAATGGTATTCAATAAGTTTACCGGCGCAAGGGGAAAATCCGGTTCAAATGATGCAAATGCAGAATATATTGGAAAATTAAGACATATTTTAGATGAACATAAAGTTGCCTATCAGACGGCGGAACTGGGGAAGGTTGATTTTGGCGGCGGCGGTACGATTGCTTATATTTTATCACTTTATGGCATGGAAGTAATCGACTGTGGCGTAGCCTTGCTTAATATGCATGCACCGTGGGAAGTTGTAAGCAAAGCTGATGTATACGAAACGAAAAAGGGGTATATGGCATTTTTATCTCACTGA